The Daucus carota subsp. sativus chromosome 2, DH1 v3.0, whole genome shotgun sequence genome includes a window with the following:
- the LOC108209473 gene encoding endoglucanase 25 → MYYATGNNSNLSLSTNIKMATHAGAFWGGQDYGVLSWDNKLAGAEPLQYLVNAAFLATLFSDYMDAADTPGRYCGPNFYSTDILRSFAQTQDNVIAFRSKCGAPKSLGNSTKKLIS, encoded by the exons ATGTATTATGCTACAGGAAATAATTCTAACCTCTCCCTTTCTACTAATATTAAAATGGCCACACATGCTGGTGCTTTTTGGGGAGGCCAAGATTATGGTGTACTTAGTTGGGATAACAAGCTTGCGGGAGCTGAA CCTCTTCAGTATCTTGTCAATGCTGCATTTTTGGCTACATTATTTAGTGACTATATGGATGCTGCGGATACACCTGGAAGGTACTGTGGACCAAATTTCTACTCAACTGATATCCTCCGTTCATTTGCTCAGACCCAG GACAATGTCATTGCTTTCCGCTCAAAATGTGGTGCACCAAAAAGCCTCGGAAACTCTACCAAGAAGTTGATCAGCTGA
- the LOC108207067 gene encoding pathogenesis-related protein PR-1 type, producing MSPPVISATLVSAFCFLWIPSSLAQTSPQDFVDAHNAARAADGVGPIVWDETVAKYARNYARKIGPKCLMQHSGGPYGETLFRGGGEATAKEIVDYHASEKQYWDNRTRTCAPGQECGHYLQVVDPNSVQLGCARIKCRNDEWQCRNLDAFYGKNSWCGHVDENVMRKNGASPI from the exons ATGAGTCCGCCAGTAATTTCAGCAACTCTTGTTTCCGCCTTCTGTTTCCTCTGGATCCCCTCCTCCCTAGCTCAAACCTCTCCACAAGACTTCGTTGACGCCCACAATGCAGCTCGTGCAGCTGACGGTGTAGGACCAATCGTGTGGGACGAGACCGTGGCCAAATACGCCAGGAACTACGCCAGAAAGATTGGCCCAAAGTGTCTGATGCAGCATTCGGGAGGACCATACGGTGAAACACTGTTTCGAGGTGGTGGTGAGGCCACAGCCAAAGAAATTGTTGATTATCATGCGAGCGAGAAGCAGTATTGGGACAATAGAACAAGGACTTGTGCACCCGGGCAGGAATGCGGGCACTACCTTCAGGTAGTTGATCCGAACTCGGTCCAGCTTGGGTGCGCGAGGATTAAGTGCAGGAACGACGAATG GCAGTGTCGCAATCTCGATGCTTTCTACGGGAAGAACTCATGGTGTGGCCATGTTGATGAAAATGTAATGCGTAAAAATGGAGCATCTCCAATATGA
- the LOC108207068 gene encoding putative MO25-like protein At5g47540, with translation MLRECICHQAVARYVLESEYMKKFFDFIQLPNFDIAADAAATFKELCTRHKSTVAEFLSKNYDWFFAEYNSKLLEPPNYITRRQAIKLLGDMLLDRSNSAVMTKYVSSKDNLRIEDSDEPAQSNL, from the exons GTATGTCTTGGAATCAGAGTATATGAAGaagttttttgattttattcaactgccaaattttgatattgctGCTGATGCTGCTGCAACTTTTAAG GAGCTTTGTACGAGGCACAAATCAACAGTAGCTGAATTCCTTTCTAAGAACTATGACTGG TTCTTTGCAGAGTACAATTCGAAGCTGCTAGAACCTCCCAATTACATTACCAGACGCCAAGCTATCAAG CTGTTGGGTGACATGTTATTGGATCGCTCAAATTCCGCTGTTATGACGAAATATGTGAGTTCGAAGGACAATCTGAGGATTGAGGATTCTGATGAACCTGCTCAGAGTAACCTTTAA